From the Xylocopa sonorina isolate GNS202 chromosome 9, iyXylSono1_principal, whole genome shotgun sequence genome, the window ATTCATGCTAATTTAATCAGTTAATGACGCGTGCCTTCATTGATAAACTTCCATTCACAATCCACTGAAAGCCATGAACTTGGGAATCTTTCATCACGTTCTTTTTTTCTGAAAAACGGGACTTTTTCTCTTAGCACGTTACCTTCTGTAAGTTTTTAAATTTGGTTTTTTAATTATGTATATTTAGTATAGAGCGCCTCGGCTTATTTAAGTATTTTCCAAAATTGATTGTATCAACGTAACTGAATTGGAAACATTCCGTTTGCTTTGTTATTTTTTACTGAAAAACTTCGAATTTCATTTTACACGATACTTAAATTAATGAGCCAAATATAAAAGAAACACAGTCTTGTATCGTGTCACTGCTATTGATAAAACAATTGCACTTTAAACAATTTGTACTGCGAGAAAattttacagattacttacgTAATTGTGTTTGTTCCTGATTATGCAGCCGTGGATATTTTGAGTTCCGGAAACTCTACTCTGCTTCGATAGGACTAATCCCAACGAATAGCATCAGAAAACGCAGGTataactctttcttatagcgttCAGTTGTGCATTACAATCGGTTCGATTCGCGGGAGTTTCAATATAGAATTCTAGGGTACTCCCTATCGCAAGACAGCGATAGAGAGCATTATACAGTCGGTGCTATCGTATTCTATGACAGTATCAAATAGCAAATGTTCCTACGAGATGCAATTAGTCATTGACCAATAAAATTGTAACCAGTCAGACTGTCGAATGAGAAAATTGCAACACAGGAATTTGTCCAATTTTAAGTACAGAACGAAGAAAATTTTACAAAGGACTATTTTAATGGTAAAAGGAACGAACAAAAAATAATCTAAACTATAGGTGATAAGTATTAATGAGTCGGTTGTTTAAGTGTTGTTAAGTTTAAGGACTAACATCTACAACAACTTACGAATTTGTGAGTCGTTTACTATTTTGCTGTCAAGTGTAACATCATCGATTCAGGTACAGTATTACCTTAATTTTTAGGAAAAATTGAGAATAAAAActattttaatttaatataattggtATTAGAAAGTTGTGCATTTTGTATAAAAAATTCTAAGCAACTTGTAAAACCATTACAGAAACGATGTTATGTGGAGGagtatcttgaaacatggatTGTCCCTCGCTATCCTTATAACATAGAAGATCCACATCCAACACGCTTTTCAAGCCAAGTTTCGTTGCCGCCTTCCTCGAATATAGAGACGTATATACTCCAAATATGAACCCGACATCCTGAACGCTCTTTTTCGCAAAAGAAATCCCAGCAGCCATCAATGCCTTTGAAAGTCCCATTCTACGGTAATTTTTATCCACAGCAACCGCATAAAATTCCACTGCCGCCGCAGCGTTCGGAAATTTTCCATATAAATCAGCCTTTTCGCTGATTTCGGATAAATAATCGAAATACTGTTTCATTAATCGATTCGTAGGCGGGTTGTTACTGAACGCTGCGGACACTCCATCGGCGTTATCGTGAGACTTGGAATTTCTGCTGACTATCATCAAGTTAACTCCGATTACTCTTTTCGACGACTTTTCTATCGCTATAATACAAGGTGAAAAAGCGAAGATTGCTCGTATCAATCGTTCATGATCAAGTCTCATCGACTTCTCCTGTTCAGGTGTCACTGCGTTAACGCTTCGCAGACTTTTCAACATAGTCTCTTCCTTATCGAAGTTCTCGTATAAAAATGATAAGATTTCCGATAAGTGAATATCTTTTGCCCATTCTAGGGTGTAAAAATCATTATCCGATTCCATTTTTCAATCAGTATTTTTTTGGGTATCCGTACAATGGTAAAAGCGAGACCTACTTCACCATtggtttttttagtttctctgatGAAAATGCTTTCTCACCTGACACGGTATCACGTTGGATATTCTGTCGTTCTATTTTTATTCGTGCGATACAATTTACTTTATGTTGCGATCTGTTATTAACATAACAGAAGTACTTTATTTACTTTTTTCGTTACATCACTATCCGCCATTCGGTGAGCCAATACTGCTTGTGTAAGTTTTTAAATACTGAtataagcagtagagttttacgtTCAATTTCTGATTGGTCGATGCAATCGCACGCAGTTTTAATACGTTCAGTAATAGCTCAAAGAATTCATTCGTGTACTGTAGATACTAATTTCTTTACCAAAGAAAAATGATAGCCAGTATAGACATTATTCTTGAAATACCTTATATTCCACGAGTTTCATTATTCTAATCGCTATAAGTAAAAAGATAAGAGCTTATATTGAAAAGAATAATGAAAACTGGTAATTGGAATATAAGGTATAGTTAACTTAGACCGTATCCTTATTAAAAGTATTATTTTACGAAATGAATAGCAGTCGAATTTTCGAACACGCTCTTCCATTTTCGCGGCAGTGCGTTCGACTGCGCGTGCGCATGCCAGGCGCGACAACAAAATAAGATGGCCGACCAGCGAAACAAATAGAGCGCCGTTGTAAATAACAAACCGTCCGAGCACGTTTCGTAACGAGTTTTGCTAAAAGAACAGCCGGTGCACGGTGCTCTGGGAGCGCCTCGGTGCCGTCGCATCGTGTTTCCACGAGCTGTGGATCGTCCGCCAGTTTCGACAACGTGCAAGTCGCGGATTCGGAGCCACGATTCACGCGTTGAATGCGTCACGCGTGTGCACGAGAAACGGTGATAATAGCAACCAGTGGAAAAGAAACGAGCCGCAGAAGGACACGTTATCCGCCAGGATGCAATTGCGAAAGCGAGGTTGCCTCGCGTCACGACTCCGCCTACGGCTCGCCTAGCTCCTCATGCTAGTCTCGTCTTCCGAATTGCTTGGAGCACAGCATGAAGGAGATGCTTGGAGGGTGCTGCGTGTGTTCTGACGAGAGGGGTTGGACTGAGAATCCGCTGGTGTATTGCGATGGACAAGGTTGCACCGTTGCTGTACACCAAGGTTCGTTGCGTTCACTTTCTAACACGTACGCTGTCCCTGCGCAGGCTTGTAGGCTTTATACGAAAGAGATCAGCTGTGCGTCAAGACTCTGTGCTAGAATATCGTTACAGTTTATCGTTGTTTGTTACTTCGCAGCTTGCTATGGAATCGTTACAGTACCTACTGGACCGTGGTACTGTAGGAAATGCGAGTCACAGGAGCGCAGTGCTCGCGTGGTAAGTTTCCTAGAAGATTTGTGCAGATTTTGTTCAAGTAATTGCTGAATTACTTAATAGCGCTGCGAGCTGTGCCCAAGCCGAGATGGAGCTCTTAAAAGAACGGATCAGGCTGGATGGGCACATGTGGTCTGTGCACTCTATATACCAGAAGTTAGATTTGGTAATGTGACAACAATGGAGCCTATTATTTTACAATTAATCCCATCGGAAAGATTTAGTAAGGTAAAAGACTTTCGACGATAACTCATCTTTCAAATTCTGTTCTCTCGATGACTATTGTCGCTAACACAATGGAATTGTTACAGTCGTGTTACATATGCGAAGAACAAGGAAGGGCTAGTAGAGCAAATGTAGGAGCATGTATGCAGTGCAACAAGACTGGCTGCAGGCAGCAATTTCATGTTACTTGCGCTCAGGCTCTTGGCTTGCTCTGCGAAGAAGCCGGCAATTACCTAGATAACGTTAAATACTGTGGATATTGTCAACATCACTATTCGAAATTGGTTTGTGTCATACATAACCACTTTAAAGGCAAAacaaaaaatatttctaaaatattcAAATTGACGAATTTCAGTAACGATTTTTATCGCTTCTGTTGATCTACAGAAAAAAGGTGGTAACGTGAAAACGATACCACCTTACAAGCCAATACCAGCTGACAATGGCTCGTCAGACTCGTCTCCAGAAAAAGAAGCAGAGACCCCGATAAAGTCTTCGTCAAGTGGTAAACGAAAGAGTTCAAGTTCCAAATCCGCTACAAATTCTAAAAACAAATCGAATACTAGTCCGAGTCTAGAAATAAATGGCGTTGCTGACGACAAAAGCAGTAGCGGCCGTAATACACCCAAAGACAACACCGCAAATTCTGGTAAATTCACCACTTCAAACTTCGTAGAAACGATCGTCATCCAATCAGAGAGTGTTTTCGGACACGATGGAACATCGTCCACCGTTGCCACGGTGCCCACGACCGCTGTTAAATCTGGATCGAACTCGAATTCAAGCCATAAGAACAGTGGACAAATGAAATCGAACTCCTCGTCGTCGAACAAGACGTCGAGCCAcagtaaaaaaagaaagacaGGGGCACGAACACCAACGGTAATCGGAAATGAAAACTCTAATCAGTCGGTCAGCTCCGAGGCCAGCGGTTCGGTTGTAGTTGCTGTCAGTTCTGTGGTACAACAGGCTGTCTCGAGCAATAACGTGCATACAACTATAATGGAGGCGACGAGCCTAAGTACGAGCACGGAATCGGAAAAGTCGAGAAAGGTGAATGACAATTTAAACGAATTTGGCAGCTGTGTGAGGAAAGTTTGCGTTTCAAAATATTCGatgttttgaaatattttatttttcaagTTAAAGGTTGAGAGTCCCATTCAATCGTCGTCGAATACTCCGGTCACCACCGAAGCGACCACCACACCTGTGATAATGACAGTGACACAGTCTCAATCGTCAGTTGTTACTCAATCGCCAATAACTACGTCGAATAGCATAGTTGTTTCTGTCCCATTGACCGCAACTTCGTTGCCCAATACGGTGCAGAGCGTGGTGACCAGTGCTCCGACGCTGTACCAACAGTTGCAACAGAGTATTATAACTACAGCAGCTATGACGGAACCTAGAACAAGTACTATGCCGAATTCTGAGAGGTTTGCTGCGGAAGAAGCTCCTGCAAAGAGATCTCGGTAAGTTTTAATTGAAATTTCAATATTAATTACCACCCTGGCATAAAATTCGCGCTTAATATTAGCGTCACGACATTGGTATTctgattaatattaatattagacAAAAtagttatttttatatttttatcaaatATATTACGTAAAGGAAAGCGATAGTTTCGTGAAAATTAGTGAAGTCCCTTTTAAGAGATTTGAAATGCGCGCCAAAATGGAAGGCATTAAAATGGCTGATTCGTTGGATAAACAAGCTTCTTTGTTTTTAACCTCTTCTTGCGTTTCGTAAAAATCGTTCAGGTAGAAAAACATTGTTGCGTATGGGTTTATGATACTGTGCAAAATATCGTTTCATCAGGATGCGACTGCATTACGTTAAATCTTCGGAGACCATCGTGGCGATTAAAAAATCCTCGCGGCAACGTTGTGTATTGTACAAATGCGGAAATGAATTTAgggcatttttttctttcacCTTTTTGTGACGTAAATCATTAAAAGTATTCGTTAGAGCGAAATTATTGTGAACGACTGTGATTTCCTTGATGTCCTCTGATTCTTCTGTAGCTTTAAGGATACTTTGAGGTTATGTTTGTTTTTTCTACCTCAAGGGGCCTCAAGGGCAACGAACGGAGAAAAGGAGTAACGTGAACTTGTAAATGGCAGTGCGCAACGGTCCGTTTATTTTGCATTTTGTATAACAATCActtttatagaaaatttttctaatatttataGTATCAAGGTCATAGGAAATAGGTTAATTAATTCGTCTGTATAGATAGTTCTGTATTTTGTTGCCCTTAGCTCTCAGTCATCAGATAAACAAGACAAGCCTCGCAAACTGAAACGTGGATCATCGAATAGTCAACCAGCACTGCCACATACGCAACTACAGTCTCAAACGCATCAGCAACATCAATCTCAAGCAGCAGCTTCCGGTATAGTGACGTCTGTGTCCAATAACGCATTGGTAACAACATCTAAACGAGGTGGAAGAAGTAATCATCAAACTCCACCTCCTGCCATAAGCGTGGCGCCTGTACCATCTATCATACAAGGACCAACATTGGGGAGTGGGGGTCACTTTAGCAATATTAGCTCTGGTTCTACGAATACAATGGGTCCAACTGTGAAAGAGTCTCCGCCGAGCAGTCCTGGTTCCGAGAGCATGAGCAGTAGTGGACCtggaaggagaaaaagaaaaagcgcCAGTGCTGCATCTACGACACCTACACCTTCTGCATCTAGCACGCCGACGCTCGCGAATCCTAAAGAGGAGAAAGATGTAAAATTGTAAGAAGTAGAAGTATTTAGTACAATTGAACGAGTTTGTCATTTTACGTGTTTTAATCTGTAATATCCATTAGATTCCAGAATGGTGTTAGCGCACCCCATATGTTGGGAAATCAATTGAATCCGACCTCCACAATGGCACAAAAGATGTCCGATACGCTTTCTCAAGAACTAGAAGCACATTCTATTTTTACAGAAGCTAGTAACTCTACGACGAATTTAGTTGGCCCCCAGCTGCATAGTCGAGTAATTGCATCTGTATGTATTATCAATTGTTCAACCTTAACGAGGCAAGAGTAATATGTAACTCAATATTTTGAGatcattattaataataatatttcggTTTATATGCAGATACGATCGAATCAAACTGGTGCACCGCCCACGTCATTTTCTTCAGTGTTTAATACCAGTAACAATACCAATTCCAATACGAACTCCAACACTGGCGCTAATGCAACCAACACCGGTGCTTTAGGCGGTGGAGCAATACCTCAAACGCTAGACCAACTATTAGAGAGGCAATGGGAGCAAGGAAGTCAGTTCTTGATGGAGCAAGCTCAGCACTTTGACAGTGAGTGTACGGCAAGGAAAAACATGCTTTTAGTCGCATGGGTTTGGTGAAATTGGGGATTTCTTTCTGTGTGTCGACAACAAACAAGTGcatgaatatttatatatatatatatattaaaaatacATAACGAAATATAAAGTATGTTGCTTTCCAGCTCGTTTGATCCACTAACTCTTTTGATAGATTAAAAGATATTTTGCAAGAAAtgaaatgatttttttttttatagtcgCTTCCCTACTTTCTTGTCTTCACCAATTGAGGGCGGAAAACCTTAGGCTAGAGGAACATGTAAATAGTCTCCTGCAAAGGAGAGATCACCTATTGGCTGTGAATGCTAGACTTGCAATCCCTCTGACGACTCAGCCTAGTGCCCATCCAGGTAAATCACTCAACTTTTATGGTTTTCATTTTAGTATATACGATCTTGCCTATGAATTACAGTAAACAACATACACCCAACGGTCAATCCATCGCACCCCAACGTTCCACACCCCGATGTCCCACCAGGAGCTGCGGCTCCTGTTTCAAGGGTGAGCCGGGAACCGAGAGTGAACAATACGTACATGCCGCATTCAAGTTCTAGCAATCATTCCGCGACGCTGGAAAATGGCTTGCCACCGGATCCATCACCGCCAGCTGCGGCCTCGCTCTCTCAATACCAGCACAGGACGCCGTTGGTCGCGCCTCAGCCGAGTCCAACTATCAGGTAACGTATCTGTCCTAGATTCACCTTCATAGATACAGGTACTGAAGAAGTTTGTTCTCCATGTGATCATTATAAACAGACATAGCCCGGCCGGAAGCGCGTACCATCAAGGACAACCTAGTAACATAGTATCCCCGGCACCTGCTAACACTTCTGGTGTGGTGAGGAATTCGTCCGTTACACCGGATCCCCTGCGTGGAGTGCCAAGGTGAATAGTTGATCCTCATCTTTATTATAAGCGTTAAATGGTTTTTGAGTAACAGCTTTAATGTGTTTCAGGTCAGTGCCTCAGTCATCGAGCAATTACATGTCATCAATGTACCAACCGTCAATGTCAAGTCTGGCAAGTAATCAAGTAGGTAATGTTCATAATCTTCACTCACATGGACCTTCTCCACCCAGCCACGGACCGCCTGGGAAACCTAGCTGAAGATAGGTGGAAAGCAGAGAAGAGTACGCCGCGTCCGACAACACCAGACGTGTCGATACATCGTCACCCACCGAGATGTGTTAtcgttcttaaaaaaaaaaaaagaaaaagaaaaaaaacagaaaagtaATGGACACAGGGAAGTCGCGTCGTTCGTCTTTTATGCTTCTTTGGCTATTGATCCAAAAATGTCTAATTGGTCTGTGTTTGATTGAATGTGATGATTTGATAATTTAGTACTTGCCGGCTGGGAAAAGTCGTACACATGATGTCAATTGGGGGAAAGAAAACGTTTGCATTTATCAGGACATGTAATTCATGATTTTACTCCGTTGCGAATACACGCGTTTGTATTGTGCATGTTTCTATTGTTTCTTCGATAAAGTTTCGAGAGCGATTTTTACTGTTCAAAGTTAGATTAGTTTCGCGACAAAAGAACGCTAATAGAGGCCTTGCAAATTCTAACGAGGAAGTAATCTAGAAATAGAGACGTTCGTTTCGTTTTTCTTGTTTTCCTTTTGATTGCACATCGTCGAGCACGTCTGAGACAATCTTTCCATCGTCATCATCATCCATCATCGTCATCGACACACAGTACGATGAAAcggcaagaaaaaaaatccgCAGATGTACAAATTTTAGACTGTAAGTTAATCTATCGCGATGAATAGCAATAATAATTACGGAATAGGTGTACATTTTACAACGGAAAGGAAAAAAACAGAGGAAAATGAGAAATTGCGTATGGGTCTGGTGGTACGACAAACTCGCCCATCTTTTTTCTATCTGGTGGCACCTCTTTTTTTCTAGACCATCTTTGTAAGTAAAAACCGTTTGTGGGGTCCCTTTAGCACACCACTGTCCACATGTCGCGAAAAAAAGGCTGGCTACGTTATTATTGGCCCGTATCACGACCAAACCGATGTATGTTCTTATCTTATACATGTAGAACATACTATATACTTAGATATATAACTCGAGCACTGCCTTCCACCAATTAAATTGTCGTGATACGGGTCGAAGAATTGTTTTTCTTAATTGTATCGTTGTTTTTTACGTTCTCTTCTTTCAACTGATTGATCGAATCAGAATAGATTGGTCCGAGAATTGAGGAAGTAGTAGTTGGCGTTAGGTCTAGACGGAACGTTTCACGCGCGCGCTTCGTTTTCACGCAGAGAGGGTTCGTTTGTGGTTATTCTTGGTTTGTATTTTATCTTTTCTCGATAGCAGCACGTGTTTCATTTCAATTAGAAGGTGTCAAGAATATAGAATTCGAACATATATGGAATGCATAATCAAAAAAGGAAAATGGATGAAAAAACTTTCGCTCAAAGTTGAAGCTGCATTTTTATGACAAGATTCGACTCGATGAAAATAATGGGACTATAATCGAGAGATTATTTTCTTATCGCCCGGTTCATAACGAAAATAAAAATGGTGGATATCTGTCTTTCTGTACAAAAGAAATCGATGTTTAAAATTTCTAGTTGAATTTCATTTCTTCAATTAATGTCTAGTTAATAAGAATTTACTTTTCTGTTTCACCATAGGAGATGAAATTTTCTCACGAGAAAATTGATATTATCGTGTTGTGTTCCACGATGGAAAAGTATTATTTTTATGAAAAGACAATTTTTGGTATTATAAAggattctttttccttttattttttttttttttattttcattttaggGGAACTGAGGGAAACTTTTAGGCTTACTTTGTACAATAAACGCGATTAGACGTCATAGTGGTAGATCACGAGGACACCAAACGTTCAGAATAGCTCGTCACCACTCAGGGAAAATCGGTTTACTAAAATTCTGTGGAGTTTTCTACGTGTATATCGATTGTGTCTAACGCGAGACACTATTTCAATTATCATACACTTTAGGCTTGTTGTACTTTCCTATTTCACCGTTCATATGTTTGTCACGAACCGTACTGAATTGTTCTCTTGGGTCAAATGATTTCAGAACTAGAAGTTTAGACGTAATTACAGTAAACGAGCTATTTATGAAATACGAAAGTAAAACAAATATTTTAATACTCTTGACAGCGCCATAGTGCACTAGACAAAAACACATCACGGTACTTAATGATTAAACGCATTAAATTATTGAATCGATTATTTCAACGAAAAAACTTCTTCAAAGATACGAGGTAATCTTGTATAAAAATGAaattgtaaaaattaataaGGTGTATGGTAATGGCATAGTGTATCGTACTATAAAtgatagaaaaaaagaaacaaatattcATAATCGACGACTTAGTCAAAAGTTCGAAATAATTGCTGAAAAATCGAGTGATCGTCGAAGACAACAATACGTTTATACCGATGAAGAGTATTTTATGCGTTTATTATCTCAGTGTAGTGTTGCTGTACGTTTTAAGATAATATACGGTACGATAGACGggtggtagagagagagagagagagagaaagagagagaagcgaGAACAAAGCGTGTGCAAGTgtggtattaaaaaaaaaaagaagaaaaacagaGAGCAGTTAAACTATAATATTTTTACACACAACAGACCGTGCCAAATTTTTGCAATCGAATCATTGAACTCCTGCGAAACTCTTGAGCAATCTTGCGCTCCCGGTAAAAATTGTTCAAGACTTTGGGACGGGAATCGCCTTGGTGAAACATTATTTTAATTGACGATGAAAAAGAGAAGGAAACTAGATCCCCGATGTTGCTACTTAATTTCGAACATTTCCATGCTCTCGTTCATTTTGTGTTCGCTTTCAATTCTCAATATTCGTGTACAAATAAATTATTGTGTTCCTAATCCGTTGTGGATCGACTGTTGAAGGTTTTGCCGCATGAAAATTTAACTTTAATTTGACCAAAGTGTTCTCGAATTCCGAGACATATTGGATTTATACAGAATTAACCAGAGAAAGGGGACGAAAGGAGGAATGTTTGTTTGAAGCTCAAATTTTCTGAAACTAATCGATTGAATGAGGTTGTGCCGATCGTTCGATATTTAAGGTGAACCTGTTTCTTTTTGTTCGATTTTGTATAAACCCAATGTGACTCTGTTCATTAGGATTTTCTATTCGCTTGTAGTTTAAGTGTAACTTAAATGTTTGgtacatatatacgtatgtacGCGAAAACGATGCGTTTAGGGTAGATGTATGGTAGATTCGTTCGTATTAACACGCTCGCGACAATTCACGCTGCTAGCGCGTTAAACCACACGGCATAAGAGAAATTGTTAGTTGAGTCGCGGGTGTGTTAAGAACGTGTGTAAGCTCGCAGATGACTGTCGACGAGCAGAAGCTATTTATTCGAACAAAAAAAGTTAGGAACCTTTTCGGGTGCGTTAAAGAGGCACCGCGCGGTCCCATAGACGAGACGAAACCATTTTTAATTTCTTAAACCTTGGCGTAACGAGACGTTCGATTTGTAAACCGTGGAAACCACAACGTCCAGGCGGCAGCAATGCTTTGATTGGCCGAAATATTGGCACAGACCGTACTGTAGCGTTTTGATACTCGAGATCGTTGCTAAGTATTCACTGTTGGACATTTAGAAGtaaagaaacaaaaaagaaaaaaaaaaaaagaaatgataaCAAGTGTGCAAGTGAACCAAACCAGGCGCCATTTGCGAAGCGTGTTTTCATTTTTCTACGAGAGTTAGCTGGTATCCCTCCCTGCGTCTCTGGACGAGCGAGCAGAGACGAACAACAACCCCACTGTAAAATAATTCTACACGAGTAAACGACGCAAAAAAATAATAACAATTGCCACTGAAATATGGGGAAGAGGCAACCACTTATCTGTATGT encodes:
- the LOC143426802 gene encoding uncharacterized protein LOC143426802, with translation MESDNDFYTLEWAKDIHLSEILSFLYENFDKEETMLKSLRSVNAVTPEQEKSMRLDHERLIRAIFAFSPCIIAIEKSSKRVIGVNLMIVSRNSKSHDNADGVSAAFSNNPPTNRLMKQYFDYLSEISEKADLYGKFPNAAAAVEFYAVAVDKNYRRMGLSKALMAAGISFAKKSVQDVGFIFGVYTSLYSRKAATKLGLKSVLDVDLLCYKDSEGQSMFQDTPPHNIVSVMVLQVA
- the Alh gene encoding coiled coil domain containing protein Alhambra, which produces MKEMLGGCCVCSDERGWTENPLVYCDGQGCTVAVHQACYGIVTVPTGPWYCRKCESQERSARVRCELCPSRDGALKRTDQAGWAHVVCALYIPEVRFGNVTTMEPIILQLIPSERFSKSCYICEEQGRASRANVGACMQCNKTGCRQQFHVTCAQALGLLCEEAGNYLDNVKYCGYCQHHYSKLKKGGNVKTIPPYKPIPADNGSSDSSPEKEAETPIKSSSSGKRKSSSSKSATNSKNKSNTSPSLEINGVADDKSSSGRNTPKDNTANSGKFTTSNFVETIVIQSESVFGHDGTSSTVATVPTTAVKSGSNSNSSHKNSGQMKSNSSSSNKTSSHSKKRKTGARTPTVIGNENSNQSVSSEASGSVVVAVSSVVQQAVSSNNVHTTIMEATSLSTSTESEKSRKLKVESPIQSSSNTPVTTEATTTPVIMTVTQSQSSVVTQSPITTSNSIVVSVPLTATSLPNTVQSVVTSAPTLYQQLQQSIITTAAMTEPRTSTMPNSERFAAEEAPAKRSRSQSSDKQDKPRKLKRGSSNSQPALPHTQLQSQTHQQHQSQAAASGIVTSVSNNALVTTSKRGGRSNHQTPPPAISVAPVPSIIQGPTLGSGGHFSNISSGSTNTMGPTVKESPPSSPGSESMSSSGPGRRKRKSASAASTTPTPSASSTPTLANPKEEKDVKLFQNGVSAPHMLGNQLNPTSTMAQKMSDTLSQELEAHSIFTEASNSTTNLVGPQLHSRVIASIRSNQTGAPPTSFSSVFNTSNNTNSNTNSNTGANATNTGALGGGAIPQTLDQLLERQWEQGSQFLMEQAQHFDIASLLSCLHQLRAENLRLEEHVNSLLQRRDHLLAVNARLAIPLTTQPSAHPVNNIHPTVNPSHPNVPHPDVPPGAAAPVSRVSREPRVNNTYMPHSSSSNHSATLENGLPPDPSPPAAASLSQYQHRTPLVAPQPSPTIRHSPAGSAYHQGQPSNIVSPAPANTSGVVRNSSVTPDPLRGVPRSVPQSSSNYMSSMYQPSMSSLASNQVGNVHNLHSHGPSPPSHGPPGKPS